In Littorina saxatilis isolate snail1 linkage group LG8, US_GU_Lsax_2.0, whole genome shotgun sequence, a single genomic region encodes these proteins:
- the LOC138972632 gene encoding uncharacterized protein translates to MKQTRLHPTEGEGGGEEGEGEEEVVSLKNKIRHVPQVTKEEETGGEEGGEEDEGRQHSSGALQVAGGEVVEGGGMWPASPLRSSTGITCRLRSNSWILHNCDNWPSTWLLHNQVLFLTCLPISRLCQHLHHHQTMQPGRTGVCADIVGTCPHLQNGSAASAALSAYQECLR, encoded by the exons ATGAAACAGACTCGCCTGCACCccacagagggagagggaggaggagaggaaggggagggggaagaggaggtgGTCAGCCTCAAGAACAAGATCAG ACATGTTCCACAAGTAACGAAAGAGGAGGAGACAGGGGGAGAGGAAGGAGGAGAGGAGGACGAGGGGCGACAGCACAGCAGCGGGGCTCTTCAAGTGGCAGGGGGAGAGGTGGTCGAGGGAGGTGGGATGTGGCCGGCATCCCCACTGCGCAGCAGCACAGGAATAACTTGCAG ACTCAGATCCAACAGCTGGATATTGCACAACTGCGACAACTGGCCCTCGACCTGGCTGTTGCACAACCAGGTCTTGTTTTTGACATGCTTG CCGATCAGTCGTCTGTGCCAACACCTGCACCATCACCAGACCATGCAGCCTGGCCGGACTGGTGTGTGTGCCGACATTGTCGGCACATGCCCACACCTGCAGAACGGATCTGCTGCCAGCGCCGCACTCAGTGCATATCAAGAATGCCT GAGATGA